The genomic DNA AAATCTGATAAGTATCATCGGTTACAATTACCTCTTGTTTATCAGTCTGCTAACATAGACTTGTTAAGTTTATCTAAGCAACCTGTGTCTTATCAGCAGAATCGAGTACGCATATGCTTTCCTTCTGTAGATACTAAAGGTATAGGATATGTAAGTGTTGAAGATTATGGACTTAAAGGCGGCGGCCGTTTAAGTATAGACGCAGATGAAATTATACAAGCCATTACTAGAGGTTATGGCACGCTAGGCCGCGAACCTGAAACAATGGCTGATTGGAGGTCATTTTTAATTACCTTTGCCCAAGGCTTGAGCAGCATCAATTTAGAATTGACCTCTGTCAATAATCCCTCTTCGTTTGATCCAGGCAATATGCGTAATATATTCTTACATATGGCTCGTAGCATTACTGGCAGGAACGTTCAATTAGAAAATTATGGAGAGGCTTGGAGTAGCATTGTGGGTCAAGCGCGTAACAAACTAAGGCAACATCAGCGTTTAAATATAGATCCATCTGCTTATCCTAGAGATAGTTATACCATTGTACTAAGACCTAATGCTAGTAGGATGCGACCTTTTATAGGAGAAATGGATAGAATATACTCCACCAGTAATGCAAGTGAAAGTGTTAGGTTAAATTTTGATAATATTTTAGGAGCAGTAGATGTAGAAATTAATCTTGAAGCAACCTTTCGTTTTTTTGAAGATATACAAATAGAGCGCCAGGAAAATGAACGTAGAGACCAGGTAAGGAGAATTGTGGATAGAGTAGTGGGGGAGGTAGAAAGTATTGAATCTGATTTTATAAACATTAAAAGTCATTTACAAGGATTAAATCTTACAGACCCTAGTTCGAGTGAAGATGTTAAGAAGATAATTAATACATTAAAGCAACAACATGAAGTATTAATGAGAAAACTCACTGTTCTAGACGACTTGGCTGGAGCTGATGAAGAGACTAGAGTTAAAAGGAAGTCCTTAGTAGGTAAGGTCTCATCAATGTTAGATGAAATAGATAGGTTTTTAAGGGAATTACACGAAGCGCTAGAAAAACAACAAAGACAGAAGAATGGGGGGACATGGGATTCAGTCACAGATGGTAGGATTTCTGAGCTATATTCAGATGTACAAGGTCCAGCCACAAATTTTATCAATCAAACTGAATCAGAAATAAATAACCCCGCTGCTTGCGGCGGGGTTATTTATTCTCTCCTATTCCCATCGCTTGCTTTTGTATAGGATTAGGTAGGTTACTAAAACCATCGCAGCTTTGTAAAAACAAGCTTATGATTAGAACCCGAGCTATGAATTGTTGAGCTAATGGATATGTGCATTTCATAATTGTCTAAATTTAAAACCAACATGAACCCATACTAGACCATGAATATTGTAAACGCAAGCATAAGCAGTGATAAATTTTATTTTTTTAGTATATGCTTGCTTACATTTGCAAAAGTTTATAACAGAGGAAGGAGATCAATACGATGGAGGGTAGGAAAAACAAAATAATGTTTGTAGTTCTTTTGTGGGCATGTTAGAACGCCCATAAGGTAGGTAGTATTTTTTCTGATACAGGGTAAAAGATTTACGATGATGGGTAGTAATTCCGAGTTCATCAATGGCCTTTTTATGGCAAAAAGTAGGATAACCCATATTCGCTTCCCAATTGTAACCAGGTTCTCTTATAGCTAACTCTTCCATATACTAATCCTGATATACCTTAGCTATGATGGAGGCCGCAGCTATTGAGTTACAACGCTCGTCTCCTTTAATAATACGGTATTGTTAAATTAAGATAGGGGGCTGATTATTTAGTTTAGCCATTAATAAATGAAGCGATTTTTCGATCATATGTACCTGCTTGCTATAACATTTACCTTTGCGTTTAAATCTAGCTAAATAGTGCCTCATTAAGCTATTATATCCTTCCACTGTATATGTTTGTATATGTTTCTGATTTGCTTTGTCTATGTTTATCTTTTGGAATAAACTGCTGGTAGCTTTTCCAATAATCACTACAATACAGCTTGCCTATATCCTTGACGAGCTCCCATAGCTTTAGTCCTGTTTGTCTCGATCGATCTCCACATACATAAGTTATAAAACGCTTGCTCATCCTATCAACAGCTATCCATATTCAGCAGTAGACTTTTTTGAACCTACATAAGTGTGTATTTCACCCATCTCGACTATCTCTACTTGATCTTGTCTTTCTGGTAAACTTACTTGCTCTCCACATGCTTTTACCCATTGATAGACTGTCCCATAGCTTATGTTGAGTATACGCCCTATAGCTCGAAATCCTAACCCTTCTAAGTATAATTGCAACGCTTTTCGCTTAGTAGATACAGGTTTAACATCTGATTTGTGACTAACTGTGTAAGGGAAACGGCAACTTTTACACTGGTAGCGCTGTCTACCTCTAACAATTCCATCTTTACAGCTTTGAGTATTATTACATCGAGGACAGTTCATACTTTTTCCTCTAACTTACTAATCCTATCCCAATTTAACAATACCAATAATACAATAGACCTACTGCAAAAAAGGTTGATAAAAAAGGTTAAAATGTAATCCTTGTTATATACTAAAAGGAATAAGTATGCATTTACCCTACACGAGAATAAGCAAATATCCCTATAACTTTAGAACAATAACTGGCTTAAGTATAAAAACATTTGACAAATTAATTATAAAAGTAAGGCCTATATTTCAAGAGTTAGAATCGAGCAAGCTGCGTCATGGGCAGATGAGCCATTTACCTACGCTTGAAGATAAATTGCTCTGTATTTTGATGTATTACCGCACTTATATTAGGTGTTTGGTACCTAACAATTATGGTTATATTAGTAAAGATGTTATTAGCGATAAAAACCAAGTAAAAAATTATGGGACAACTACTACATAAATGCGCTAGGATAACACAGAAAACCCACAGAGAAATATAGTTATCAAAAGAGAATATAGCAACATTTGCTAGACAATAAGGGATTGGACATAGAAGAACACAGGTGAACGACCTATGGACTAATAGACAGGTAGAGCGCATGAATAGGACTATTAAACAAGCCACTGTACAAAGCTATTATTATAGCAGCCATCAGCAGCTAGAGAGCCACTTAAATGATTTCTTGTTAGCTTATAATTTTGCTCGTAGACTCAAGGCATTAAGGGGCAAAACTCCTTGGCAATTTATAGAGAAACAATACAGCAAAAACCCTCACCTTTTTCACCAAAATATTACTGCCTTCACTAAGGGACTGAACATCTAAACGTCTTATGTTTACAGCTTTGTAAACATAAGCTTACAGCCAATAATAAAGGTTGCTGATTTGCTAGCCACGCGCATAATATATAGTTAAGGTGAAGAAAAATAAAGTCATTTAATCTCCGCTAAAGCTAACATATATACAAGAATATATTATTTGTATTACTTTAACCGATCTATATCCATGTTACATGGATGCTCGCCTGTTATAGATTACCTAGATAGAGAGATAATTGTGGGGAGAGAATGGTTATGTGAACTGCTAAAATATAACCAATTATTATTTCAAAACTGGTACGATTTATAATTTAACGAACTTGCAGCTTTATGTGATAAAAAACTTAATTATATAGGTTAGTAAACCTTATTGTGTATCCTGCATTTGGCTAAGGGTTTTATAAATTCCCTCTTTTTGCATAAGCTCTTCATGTGTACCTCTTTCCACAATTTGGCCTTCTTCTATTACAATAATCTCATGGGCATGTCGGATGGTGCTTAATCGATGGGCTATAATAATAGCTGTTTTATTTTGCATAAACTCATTGAGGGCTTCTTGTACCTGTCGTTCGGAAGCACTGTCTAAAGCTGAGGTTGCTTCATCTAAAATAAGTATAGGAGGGTTGCCTAATACAGCACGTGCTATACTTAAGCGTTGAGCTTGTCCGCCAGATAATTTGTTGCCACGTTCTCCTATTACAGTTTGATACCCTTGCGGTAGCTCCATAATAAAGTCATGTGCGTTTGCTATCTTAGCTGCTGCTATAATGGCTTCTTCGGTAGCTTCCGGACGTCCAAAGGCAATGTTGTTGTATACTGTATCATGTAATAACATGCTTTCTTGAGTAACAATTCCCATTAGCTTACGTAATGCGTAGATATCGTACTCTTTAACAGAGATTCCATCTATTTCTATATCTCCTTCAGTAACATCATAAAGCCTAGCTAACAAATCAGCTATAGTAGATTTTCCACCTCCTGAAGGACCCACTAGTGCTATGGTGGTACCTTTTTGAAGTGTTAAATTAAAGTTTTTGATGACTGGTTTTGTTTCATAAGAAAAGCTTACATTTTTAAAACAAATGCTCTTTTCAAAGCTTTTAACCTGTATACCATCTGGCTTATTAATAATATTGGAAGGTGTATCCATGAGTTCAAAAATCCTTTTACCGGCTACCAAGCCACGTTGTATATTACTTAAAGATTTAGAAATGGATTTAATAGGAATTAAGGCTTGAGAGAAGATGATAATATAGGTGATAAAGGTGCTCGCAGCTAATTCGGTTTGATGGTTAAGCACTTGTTTCCCACCATAAGCTAAAATCAATGCAACAATGCTGACTCCTAAGAACTCTGACATAGGAGGTGCCAGACTCTTTTTAAGCTCCATAGATAAGTTAGCATAGGCATATTGTTCATTTTCTTGTTTAAACTTTTTTAAAATATACGGACGTGCGGCAAACGCTTTAATAATACGCATACCACTAAGGGTCTCTTGTAATATGTGTACCAAGCTAGCTAAAGAAACTTGGGTTTGGGAAGCACTTTTTCGAAGCTTATTAACAATCTGTGCAATAACAAATCCTGCAATTGGCAGGAATATAAGGCTGAAAAGGGTAAATCTGCTAGATATGTAATACATGACTGTAAAAAACCCGATGATTGTTGCAGGTTCTTTAAAGAAAACACGTAATGTATCTATAATGGCATGTTCTACCTCCTGAATGTCGCTGGTAAGCCTGGCAATAATATCTCCTTTTCGTTTGTTAGTAAAATAGCCTAAATGTAATTGAGAAGTGTTAGCAAATAACTGGATACGTAGATTATAAACTATCTTGGTACGAACTTCAGCAACTATTATTTCTGCTAAATAACGGAAGATGTTTGCCAATAATACTGACATAAGAATAACAATACATACAAAGTACAAAGCTTTGACTTTCCCTTGTGTGGCTATTACATTAATAAAATAGTACCTAAATAGATCTTTGAGATATATAAAGCTAAAGTAAAAGTCAGGCTTTTTAAGGGTATCTAAAGTCTGGCTAGCATCTGTTTGGCTGAATAATACTTCCAGTAGCGGAATAAGTAAACTAAAGTTGATCAGCCCAAAGACAATAGCTAATATGATTGATAAGAAATAAAAGGGTACTAGCTTACGTATAGGTTTAGCATAAGCAAGTATCCTGAGATAAATTTTCATTTTGAAATGGTTAACAACAATTAAACACTGCAATACTACTTATTGCACTAAACTTTCGCAATATACTAAGCAATAAATAAATCTGCAGCTATTTTATCTGCTATTAGTTTCCCATCTACAGTCAATATCAATACATTTTCTTGTATATAGGCAAGTTGCCTGTTAATAAGTAGTTCTAAATAAGAAGGGTGGGTTGCTTGCAAATCATATTGATAGTTGTTTCTAAGCAATGCCATATCACATCCCCATTGAGTACGTAGGCTTGTCATAATATACTCATTAATATGATCTTGTGGCTGAAGGATTTCTATAGTGCTGGGTATAATACCTGCCTGTATACTTTGAATATAGCGCGTATTGTTAGCTATGTTATACTGTCTACTGGTTCCGTTATAAGAATGAGCCCCAGGCCCTACGCCTAAATAACTTCCCCTTTTCCAATAGTTAGTATTATGTTGCGCATGGTACTCTGGTAAGCCAAAATTAGATACTTCGTAATGGTTGTACCCATTATCTGTTAACGTATCAACTAACAAATGGAAATGTTTTGCTGCTATCTCATCTTGTACTACCTCGATTTTCCCAGTTTCTAGCCAGCGGCCGAAAACAGTTTTTTGTTCAATGGTAAGGCAATAAGCGGATATATGTGTAGGTTTAAATTGTAAGGCAGTCAATAAATCCCTTTTTAGCATTTCTTTGGTTTGGCCCGGTATGGCATAGATTAAATCCAGATTAAAGTTATTAAAGCCAGCTTGCAAAGCAATTTCTAGGCTCTGTGTGGCTTTTGTAGTATCATGTGCCCGGTTAAGATACTGGAGTAGGTTATTGTGAAAAGTTTGTATGCCAATGCTCAGCCTATTAATGCCAATTTTAAGTAAGGCCAGTAGCTTTTTTAAGTCTATATCATCTGGATTGGCTTCTAACGTAATTTCTAATCCTTCTTTACATCTAAAGATCTGCCGAATATCTATTAATAAGGCCGCTATCTCTTCGACTTCTAGTAAAGATGGTGTGCCGCCACCTAAGTATATGCTATTTATTTCAACTTGGTTTAAATAATCTTTTTGCAGGATTAACTCTTGCTGAATAGCTGCAAGCATCTCACTTTTTTGTCGCATGTTAGTGCTAAAGTGGAAGTCACAGTAATGACATGCTTGTTTGCAAAAGGGAATATGTATATAAATACCAGCCATAATATTTTGCTACTAAGGTATATATAAAAATGTGTGCCTAGTCATGAAAAAGAAGTTAAATTGCAAGCCAAATTCTATATCAATTTATTAACTAATAACGAGTTACCCACAAGTAGATGAGTATAAAAATAACCAAAGAAGCAGTATTAGATTATCATGCACAAAAGCCTGCAGGTAAACTAGGTATACATGCCACCAAGCCATTACAAACTCAATATGACCTATCAATAGCATATTCACCAGGAGTGGCCATCCCTTGCCAAGCTATTGCCGAAGATAAGCAACAAGTATATAATTATACTGCTAAAGGAAACTTAGTAGCAGTTATTTCTAATGGCACAGCCATACTAGGGTTAGGCAATCTAGGCCCTGAAGCAGCTAAACCTGTTATGGAAGGTAAGGCTATTTTACTTAAAAAATTTGCAGGTATTGATGCGTTTGACATTGAAATTGACGCAACAGAGCCTGCGGATGTGATACATATTATCAAGGCTTTAGCACCTACCTTTGGCGGTATTAACTTAGAAGACTTTAAAGCACCTGAATGTTTTGAAATTGAAACTGCATTAAAAGAACAATTATCTATACCAGTCATGCACGACGACCAGCATGGCACTGCTATTATAGCAGGTGCTGCACTAAAAAATGCACTCTTGTTGGTAAAAAAAGAGATTGGTAATATTCAAGTAGTTATCAACGGTGCTGGTGCTGGTGCTATTGCATGTGCTAAGCTTATTGTAGCATTGGGTGTAAAACCTGGTAACTTGGTAATGTGTGATACACAAGGGGTTATTCGCAAAGATAGAGAAGAGCTGGCAGGAGAGAAATCAAGATTCGCTACTGATAGGTCTGTCCATACTTTAGTAGAAGCCTTGAAAGGAGCTGATGTGTTTATGGGACTTTCAAAAGGCAATATCCTACAGCCAGAACATATTCTTGACATGGCAGAGCGTCCTATTGTATTTGCTTTAGCCAATCCAAATCCAGAAATTAATTATGATTTGGCAGTGAACACACGGAAAGATATTATCATGGCTACGGGAAGATCTGATTATCCTAATCAGATTAACAATGTGCTAGGGTTTCCTTATATTTTTAGAGGAGCGTTAGATGTATGGGCTACAGCTATTAATGAGCCTATGAAGCTAGCAGCTGTAGAAGCTTTAGCCGCACTTGCACAACAGCCTGTT from Candidatus Amoebophilus asiaticus 5a2 includes the following:
- a CDS encoding ribonuclease H family protein, whose translation is MEELAIREPGYNWEANMGYPTFCHKKAIDELGITTHHRKSFTLYQKKYYLPYGRSNMPTKELQTLFCFSYPPSY
- a CDS encoding ABC transporter ATP-binding protein; its protein translation is MKIYLRILAYAKPIRKLVPFYFLSIILAIVFGLINFSLLIPLLEVLFSQTDASQTLDTLKKPDFYFSFIYLKDLFRYYFINVIATQGKVKALYFVCIVILMSVLLANIFRYLAEIIVAEVRTKIVYNLRIQLFANTSQLHLGYFTNKRKGDIIARLTSDIQEVEHAIIDTLRVFFKEPATIIGFFTVMYYISSRFTLFSLIFLPIAGFVIAQIVNKLRKSASQTQVSLASLVHILQETLSGMRIIKAFAARPYILKKFKQENEQYAYANLSMELKKSLAPPMSEFLGVSIVALILAYGGKQVLNHQTELAASTFITYIIIFSQALIPIKSISKSLSNIQRGLVAGKRIFELMDTPSNIINKPDGIQVKSFEKSICFKNVSFSYETKPVIKNFNLTLQKGTTIALVGPSGGGKSTIADLLARLYDVTEGDIEIDGISVKEYDIYALRKLMGIVTQESMLLHDTVYNNIAFGRPEATEEAIIAAAKIANAHDFIMELPQGYQTVIGERGNKLSGGQAQRLSIARAVLGNPPILILDEATSALDSASERQVQEALNEFMQNKTAIIIAHRLSTIRHAHEIIVIEEGQIVERGTHEELMQKEGIYKTLSQMQDTQ
- the hemW gene encoding radical SAM family heme chaperone HemW, which translates into the protein MAGIYIHIPFCKQACHYCDFHFSTNMRQKSEMLAAIQQELILQKDYLNQVEINSIYLGGGTPSLLEVEEIAALLIDIRQIFRCKEGLEITLEANPDDIDLKKLLALLKIGINRLSIGIQTFHNNLLQYLNRAHDTTKATQSLEIALQAGFNNFNLDLIYAIPGQTKEMLKRDLLTALQFKPTHISAYCLTIEQKTVFGRWLETGKIEVVQDEIAAKHFHLLVDTLTDNGYNHYEVSNFGLPEYHAQHNTNYWKRGSYLGVGPGAHSYNGTSRQYNIANNTRYIQSIQAGIIPSTIEILQPQDHINEYIMTSLRTQWGCDMALLRNNYQYDLQATHPSYLELLINRQLAYIQENVLILTVDGKLIADKIAADLFIA
- a CDS encoding malic enzyme-like NAD(P)-binding protein → MSIKITKEAVLDYHAQKPAGKLGIHATKPLQTQYDLSIAYSPGVAIPCQAIAEDKQQVYNYTAKGNLVAVISNGTAILGLGNLGPEAAKPVMEGKAILLKKFAGIDAFDIEIDATEPADVIHIIKALAPTFGGINLEDFKAPECFEIETALKEQLSIPVMHDDQHGTAIIAGAALKNALLLVKKEIGNIQVVINGAGAGAIACAKLIVALGVKPGNLVMCDTQGVIRKDREELAGEKSRFATDRSVHTLVEALKGADVFMGLSKGNILQPEHILDMAERPIVFALANPNPEINYDLAVNTRKDIIMATGRSDYPNQINNVLGFPYIFRGALDVWATAINEPMKLAAVEALAALAQQPVPNQVKKAYGVESLEFGSTYILPKPIDPRLITTVSPAVAQAAISSGVAKKHIGDWEAYKESLKQYIE